Proteins encoded together in one Actinomycetes bacterium window:
- a CDS encoding DUF916 domain-containing protein produces MSALRARARRVLLLSLPLCLLTAVASPMADAVATDSGPSSSPSPASSQGAVGSPAPGKGQFVATFGVAPASHHKQDGRPTFTYQATPGARLTDEVAVLNASTRPLLLSVYPVQAFADASGGFALASPTDPPKDLGRWITLSGPSTVRVPARTVKGPSAVIIPLTLRVPAGAPPGDYAGGIIASLSSIAISKSGQRETLLQRTASRVFLRVSGPLHPNLSIHGLRATYGGSLNPVTRGTVTVHFVVHNGGNVKLGGSQQVWVKGPFGKALLVKLPDLPLLLPGASYPEVAYVHGVRPQGRLTAHVRVDAAAAPGDVDPGLEPVTAAVTFWAIPWVLVVGLFVVIGLGWFWRRRRRHLPGDFSPPTGGSASREPVLTPGGRP; encoded by the coding sequence CTCACGGCCGTGGCCTCGCCGATGGCTGATGCCGTCGCCACGGATTCGGGCCCCTCGTCGAGTCCCTCCCCTGCCTCCTCGCAAGGCGCGGTCGGGTCACCGGCTCCCGGCAAGGGCCAGTTCGTCGCCACCTTCGGCGTCGCGCCGGCCTCTCACCACAAGCAGGACGGTCGCCCGACGTTCACCTACCAGGCGACACCTGGCGCCCGGCTCACCGACGAAGTGGCGGTGCTCAACGCCTCGACCCGGCCGCTGCTCCTGAGCGTCTATCCGGTGCAAGCCTTCGCGGACGCCAGCGGGGGCTTCGCGCTCGCCTCCCCGACGGACCCACCCAAGGACCTCGGGAGGTGGATCACTCTCAGCGGTCCGTCGACCGTCCGCGTGCCGGCGCGCACCGTCAAGGGGCCCAGCGCGGTCATCATCCCGCTGACCCTGCGCGTCCCCGCCGGCGCACCTCCGGGTGACTACGCAGGAGGCATCATCGCGTCGCTGTCCTCGATCGCGATCTCGAAGTCCGGTCAGCGCGAGACGCTGCTCCAGCGGACCGCCTCCCGGGTGTTCCTCCGCGTGTCCGGCCCGCTGCACCCGAACCTGTCCATCCACGGCCTGCGCGCGACGTACGGCGGATCGCTCAACCCCGTCACCCGAGGCACCGTCACCGTCCACTTCGTCGTCCACAACGGGGGAAACGTCAAGCTCGGCGGATCCCAGCAAGTGTGGGTGAAGGGCCCGTTCGGCAAAGCGCTGCTGGTCAAACTGCCGGACCTGCCCCTGCTCCTGCCCGGGGCCTCCTACCCGGAGGTGGCGTACGTGCACGGCGTACGGCCGCAGGGCCGCCTCACCGCGCACGTCCGTGTCGACGCGGCCGCGGCACCCGGTGACGTCGATCCCGGGCTCGAGCCGGTGACCGCGGCGGTGACTTTCTGGGCCATCCCATGGGTGCTGGTGGTCGGGCTGTTCGTGGTGATCGGCCTCGGCTGGTTCTGGAGACGCCGGCGCAGGCACCTCCCCGGCGACTTCAGCCCCCCGACGGGAGGCTCGGCGTCGCGCGAGCCCGTCCTCACTCCGGGAGGCCGGCCGTGA